The genomic DNA CTTTTTCAGACTTAGCCGCTAATCTCTCCTCACAGCGCGTCCGTGTTGACTTGCCTTCCTCACTAAAAACTATTAGGGCTTTGCGAATGAAAAAGATGCTTTGGGGGGCGATTTTTCTTGCCGTGATTTCAGGGCTTCCGGTTCCGGCGCAGGCGCAGCTCAGCGAATGCGTCATGATGTGCAACGGAAAGAAGAAGCAGGCGCTCGAGAGCTGCCCGAAAATTCCGGCGAAAGCCTACGCGGCCTGCCTCGGCCGGGTATCCCGGGACGAAAACGATTGCAAAGAAGCCTGCCTCGCAAAACAGTAACACGACAGAAGGTGGGAAAGTGAAAGCTTCCACTGAAGCGGCATCCCGCGCCCCCTCAGCCCGCAGGGGCTCGTTCCCTCCGCGCCATGCTTTTTAATTCCTCCGTATTCGCCGTTTTTTTCCTCCTTGTCTACACGCTCTACCTCCTTCTCCGGAAAAATCTGAAAGCGCAGAATTTTCTGCTGGCCGTCTCCAGCGCCGTATTTTACGGGTGGTGGGACTGGCGGTTCCTTGCGCTCATGTATTTTACGGTTACCGTGGATTACGTCATGGCGCGGGCCATTGCCGGAAGCCCGGAAGAGGGGAAGCGGAAGCTGTTTCTTGCGGCGAGCGTCGGACTCAATCTTCTCGTCCTGGGGGTTTTCAAGTATTTTAATTTCTTCCTGGGAAGCCTGAGCAAGGCTGCGCATGCCTTCGGCGCCTCCTTGAACTTTCCTTTTTTCCAAATCGTGCTGCCCGTCGGCATTTCGTTTTATACCTTTCAGTCGATCAGCTACGTCGTGGACGTTTACCGGAAGGACATCGAAGCCTCGAAGAGCTTCCTGGATTTCGCGGCTTTTGTGACTTTCTTCCCGCAGCTTGTGGCCGGGCCGATCGAGCGGGCTTCGCACCTTTTGCCGCAGATGCAGCGGCCGCGCGCGCTGCGGCTGGAATCTTTTTACGAAGGCAGCTACCTGATTTTCATCGGGCTTTTCAAGAAAGTCTACGTGGCGGACAATCTCGCGCACCTGGTGGACAGGACTTTTTCGGGGCCGCCCTACGGCAGCGCGACGGTGATCTTGAGCCTGTATGCGTTCGCCTTCCAAATCTATTGCGATTTTTCCGGCTATTCCGACATCGCGCGCGGGCTGGGAAAGTGCATGGGCTTCGACATCATGCAAAATTTCAATCTGCCTTACTTTTCATGGAACCCGCGCGAGTTCTGGAGCCGCTGGCACATCAGCCTGTCCACCTGGCTGCGCGACTACCTTTATATTCCGCTGGGCGGGAACCGGAAGGGCACGTTCAGGACCTGCCGCAATCTCGCGCTGACGATGCTTCTCGGCGGGCTTTGGCACGGCGCGCGCGGCACCTTTGTGATCTGGGGCGCGTATCACGCCTTCCTGCTGATCGCGCACCGGCTCGCGTCGGGCCGCATGCCCAAACTTCCGGACGCGGTCAAAGCCCTCGTTTTTTTCCACCTGGTCTGTCTGGGCTGGCTTTTCTTCCGCGCAAATTCGATCGGCCAGATCGGCCAGATGCTGGCAGCTCTGGTTTCCTCTCCGCCGGATTTTTTCGCTTACGGCCCGCGGCTTGTTCTCGCGGAAACGGCAGCCTTTACCGCCTTGCTTTTCGCGATGGAGGCTTTTCAAAACGCGAAGAAAGACCCCCTGGCCGTTT from Verrucomicrobiia bacterium includes the following:
- a CDS encoding MBOAT family protein; translated protein: MLFNSSVFAVFFLLVYTLYLLLRKNLKAQNFLLAVSSAVFYGWWDWRFLALMYFTVTVDYVMARAIAGSPEEGKRKLFLAASVGLNLLVLGVFKYFNFFLGSLSKAAHAFGASLNFPFFQIVLPVGISFYTFQSISYVVDVYRKDIEASKSFLDFAAFVTFFPQLVAGPIERASHLLPQMQRPRALRLESFYEGSYLIFIGLFKKVYVADNLAHLVDRTFSGPPYGSATVILSLYAFAFQIYCDFSGYSDIARGLGKCMGFDIMQNFNLPYFSWNPREFWSRWHISLSTWLRDYLYIPLGGNRKGTFRTCRNLALTMLLGGLWHGARGTFVIWGAYHAFLLIAHRLASGRMPKLPDAVKALVFFHLVCLGWLFFRANSIGQIGQMLAALVSSPPDFFAYGPRLVLAETAAFTALLFAMEAFQNAKKDPLAVFHMPLVPRALLYTFIFYSLATFGVTGGKEFIYFRF